A single window of Metallosphaera hakonensis JCM 8857 = DSM 7519 DNA harbors:
- a CDS encoding 30S ribosomal protein S30e: MPSHGSLTKAGKVRGQTPKIQAKERHKEVPRVRNRMEYEKRVLKQSNQRPQRAPRRM, from the coding sequence ATGCCATCGCACGGTTCATTAACAAAGGCCGGAAAGGTCAGAGGTCAAACTCCAAAGATTCAGGCAAAAGAGAGACATAAAGAAGTACCTAGAGTGAGAAATAGAATGGAGTATGAGAAGAGGGTCCTTAAACAAAGCAATCAAAGGCCTCAACGCGCACCAAGAAGAATGTAA
- the gatD gene encoding Glu-tRNA(Gln) amidotransferase subunit GatD encodes MLEGYRGRALQLLSSLGIEVGDTVQVYNEKVNVKGLLMPSYSKDDSIIVLKLDNGYNAGFSIEKYKVELIGKSGKTSEALGKQSSSPGKIKIISTGGTIVSKVEYETGAVRPALSTEEIVRFLPEIQEISSISAQVLFSILSENMKPEYWVKIAEAVAKAFNEGSEGVVIAHGTDTMSYTASALAFSLTPLPGPVVMVGSQRSSDRPSSDSGINLASSVLLARDAPFGEVVVNMHGESSDTYTVAHRGVKVRKMHTSRRDAFQSINDLPLAKVLWNEKTVKILRSDYIGKSEEVRLNAKFDDRVFLLKFYPGLKPDIIDILISSGYRGIIVEGTGLGHTSSDFQEAFKRAKEEGVFVGMTSQCLFGRVNMNVYQTGRLLQQSGVVPLSDILPEVALVKLMWSLGQSKDLEEITRIMLKNVAGEYNPRHFLDHFPRWKHE; translated from the coding sequence ATGTTAGAAGGTTATAGGGGAAGAGCCCTTCAATTACTTTCTTCGCTGGGGATTGAAGTGGGTGATACGGTACAGGTTTATAATGAGAAAGTGAATGTTAAGGGACTTCTGATGCCTTCCTATTCTAAGGATGATTCTATAATTGTCCTTAAGCTCGACAATGGCTACAACGCTGGCTTCTCCATAGAAAAATACAAAGTCGAACTGATAGGTAAGAGTGGGAAAACCTCGGAGGCACTAGGAAAACAGTCCTCCTCTCCTGGCAAGATCAAAATAATTAGCACTGGGGGAACAATAGTTAGTAAGGTTGAATATGAAACTGGAGCTGTAAGACCGGCACTTAGTACTGAGGAAATTGTGAGGTTCTTACCAGAAATCCAGGAGATATCTTCAATTTCTGCCCAAGTACTCTTCAGCATTCTTAGCGAAAATATGAAACCTGAATATTGGGTAAAAATCGCCGAGGCCGTCGCTAAGGCCTTTAATGAAGGAAGTGAAGGAGTAGTGATTGCCCACGGAACCGACACCATGAGCTACACGGCCTCAGCATTGGCCTTTTCCTTGACCCCTCTTCCAGGTCCCGTAGTAATGGTTGGTTCCCAGAGAAGCAGTGACAGGCCCAGCAGCGACTCAGGGATAAATTTGGCCTCATCGGTTCTCCTTGCACGCGATGCCCCCTTTGGCGAAGTTGTGGTTAATATGCACGGCGAGAGTTCTGACACGTACACCGTGGCCCATAGAGGCGTTAAGGTTAGGAAGATGCACACTAGTAGGAGAGACGCTTTCCAGAGCATAAATGACCTGCCACTAGCGAAGGTCCTGTGGAACGAAAAAACCGTGAAAATATTGAGGAGTGATTACATTGGGAAATCAGAAGAGGTAAGGTTAAATGCCAAATTTGATGACAGAGTATTTCTTTTGAAATTTTATCCTGGACTTAAGCCTGATATAATAGATATTCTAATATCCTCAGGGTATAGGGGGATAATAGTGGAAGGAACAGGTTTGGGCCACACTTCCTCAGACTTTCAAGAGGCCTTTAAGAGGGCAAAAGAGGAGGGTGTATTTGTGGGAATGACCTCCCAATGTCTTTTTGGCAGGGTAAATATGAACGTCTATCAAACTGGGAGACTTTTGCAACAGTCAGGCGTTGTTCCGTTGAGTGACATTCTTCCTGAAGTAGCCCTTGTTAAGCTCATGTGGTCCTTGGGCCAAAGTAAGGACCTAGAGGAGATCACAAGGATTATGTTAAAGAACGTGGCTGGAGAGTATAATCCGAGGCACTTCTTAGATCATTTCCCGAGGTGGAAGCATGAGTGA
- the gatE gene encoding Glu-tRNA(Gln) amidotransferase subunit GatE, translated as MSEYEKLGLKVGLEIHQQINTTYKLFCGCPTILDEESQGYLERYLKPVVSELGEVDTAAFFEWEKGKKIIYDVPRKSSCLVECDEEPPHPINLDAVKLGLAMTLAFNGEPVDEIFVMRKTVIDGSNTSGFQRTAIVGLGGYVKDQEGVVSIQTIAIEEDAARKLEDTENAIKYNLDRLGIPLIEISTGPDIRTPEQAKRVALLIGQMLRLTGKVKRGLGTIRQDLNVSITGGVKIEIKGVQDLDMIPKIVENEVKRQRELLKIKEELNDRITKVDFLQRFREKDLTSLFMSSRSRLIQSELRRGGRVLGILAPGFKGIMGRELMPGRRFGTEVSDYVKVTAKLGGIFHSDELPNYGITDEDVEKVMKELEVRGNDSFILVVGPEDRVKKASEVIKERLSQAFEGIPKETRAANEDGTSKFMRPQPGSARMYPETDIPSILATELLEDAKKLMPPTPEEKLKHLMKMGLNEELARQILNSPRLDLFEHLALRYSKVPSTVIATTLENTLKYVKSQGGNIDRVSEEDIETIIANVDQGKINKDSISQILLDYCSPNSTLDINQAIAKYSVISEEELVKIVKEVIDQYRKEVESKGDRAFGFLMGKVMERVRGRAEGKRVAELIRKVVKEESG; from the coding sequence ATGAGTGAATACGAGAAACTTGGACTCAAAGTGGGTTTGGAAATTCATCAACAAATAAACACTACTTACAAGCTATTCTGTGGGTGCCCCACAATCCTAGATGAAGAGAGTCAAGGCTATCTCGAAAGATACCTGAAACCCGTAGTCAGTGAACTGGGGGAGGTTGACACAGCAGCGTTCTTTGAATGGGAGAAGGGGAAGAAAATAATCTACGATGTTCCTAGGAAATCCAGTTGTTTAGTGGAATGCGATGAGGAGCCTCCTCATCCCATAAACTTAGACGCCGTGAAGCTTGGACTTGCCATGACTCTGGCGTTCAACGGAGAGCCTGTAGACGAAATATTTGTTATGAGGAAGACGGTCATAGACGGCTCCAATACCTCAGGTTTTCAAAGAACTGCAATAGTAGGTCTGGGCGGATATGTAAAGGACCAAGAGGGGGTCGTAAGTATTCAAACAATAGCAATTGAAGAGGATGCGGCCAGAAAGCTAGAGGACACTGAAAACGCCATAAAGTACAACCTGGACAGATTGGGAATTCCGCTCATTGAAATATCCACAGGACCGGACATTAGAACTCCAGAGCAAGCCAAGAGGGTGGCCCTACTTATTGGTCAAATGCTAAGGCTAACGGGGAAAGTCAAGAGGGGACTTGGAACCATAAGACAGGACCTTAATGTGTCCATAACTGGCGGTGTAAAGATCGAAATAAAGGGTGTCCAGGATCTAGATATGATACCTAAGATTGTAGAAAACGAGGTAAAAAGACAAAGGGAACTACTCAAGATAAAGGAGGAGTTAAATGACAGGATAACGAAGGTCGATTTTCTCCAAAGATTCAGGGAGAAAGATCTAACATCTCTTTTCATGTCTTCAAGGAGCAGGCTGATCCAATCGGAACTCAGGAGAGGGGGGAGAGTTCTTGGAATTCTAGCTCCTGGGTTCAAGGGAATTATGGGAAGAGAGCTGATGCCTGGGAGGAGGTTTGGAACCGAAGTCTCTGACTACGTGAAGGTAACGGCTAAACTTGGAGGGATCTTCCATTCTGACGAACTGCCAAATTATGGCATAACCGATGAGGACGTTGAAAAAGTAATGAAGGAGTTAGAAGTTAGAGGAAACGACTCCTTCATCCTTGTTGTAGGTCCTGAGGATAGGGTAAAGAAAGCCTCGGAGGTCATCAAGGAAAGGCTTAGCCAGGCCTTTGAGGGCATACCCAAGGAAACTAGGGCCGCGAACGAGGATGGAACCAGTAAGTTCATGAGACCACAACCTGGATCTGCTAGGATGTATCCAGAGACCGATATCCCATCTATCCTTGCAACCGAACTATTGGAAGATGCAAAGAAACTCATGCCTCCTACTCCTGAGGAGAAACTCAAGCATTTGATGAAGATGGGCCTGAATGAGGAGTTAGCCAGACAAATACTTAACAGTCCAAGGCTGGATCTATTTGAACATCTAGCTTTAAGGTATTCTAAGGTTCCCTCAACAGTTATCGCGACTACCCTAGAGAACACGCTTAAGTACGTTAAATCTCAGGGAGGTAACATAGATAGGGTATCTGAGGAGGATATAGAGACCATCATTGCAAATGTTGATCAAGGTAAGATTAACAAGGACTCCATATCTCAGATACTGTTGGATTATTGCTCCCCCAATTCAACTCTCGACATAAACCAGGCCATAGCTAAGTATTCGGTGATATCTGAGGAGGAGTTAGTTAAGATTGTGAAAGAGGTCATAGATCAATACAGGAAAGAAGTAGAAAGTAAGGGGGACAGAGCCTTTGGATTTCTCATGGGTAAGGTGATGGAGAGAGTTAGGGGAAGAGCCGAAGGGAAGAGAGTAGCAGAACTAATAAGGAAAGTAGTAAAAGAGGAATCTGGATGA
- a CDS encoding transcriptional regulator, whose protein sequence is MSLVPPCEFSVKELLPAMRSIIATKLVKDKGYPLYRAALLMGVTPAAVANYMNGKRGTAIKGIIEKDPRLMEMIGDLVDKMASSGSSSQLSSYYCILCAEGKRALKKNGISLPSCLYESNLMMK, encoded by the coding sequence ATGTCATTAGTTCCACCTTGCGAGTTCTCAGTGAAGGAGTTACTGCCGGCTATGCGCTCCATAATTGCCACCAAGCTAGTAAAGGACAAGGGGTATCCCTTATACAGGGCAGCCCTTCTGATGGGTGTAACCCCTGCTGCGGTGGCCAATTACATGAACGGAAAAAGAGGGACTGCAATAAAGGGGATCATAGAGAAGGACCCGAGGCTCATGGAAATGATTGGAGATTTAGTAGACAAAATGGCCTCATCAGGTAGCTCGTCTCAGTTATCCAGTTATTATTGTATCCTTTGTGCAGAAGGGAAGAGGGCTTTAAAGAAGAACGGGATATCTCTTCCTTCGTGTTTATACGAGAGCAACCTCATGATGAAATAA
- a CDS encoding adenosylcobalamin-dependent ribonucleoside-diphosphate reductase, translated as MQSDVSIMALSKISVVKRDGRREEFKIEKILSKLGPLYDDIVEGIVKDVVQNSSDNVINTRSLADIVERNLIEGSLEHPELLDLAKKYVLARIYNHVYGKGKWELDPKDLLLSYNALKVLEARYLLKDPETLRYIETPQMLFKRVASYLAGVEKEKRKEVENKFYEIMSSLKFVPNTPALMNSGTRLGILSACFVLPVRDSMTSPSGDGIYDTLRAMALVHQQGGGTGFDFSELRPKGDVVASTAGVASGPVSFMKIFDVSTDVVKQGGKRRGANMGVMHAWHADVEDFIHAKTGELKDVQLQNFNISVGVYDYFMEAVMREEQVPLITPRKTKIPGTDHEYYMVKARNYMREEWVQEEILRELEEKGSVYLDESKIITVDEALAIAEKEGAVVRWVNARTIFQEIVKGAWDSGDPGLLFIDEINRRHPAWYLGKIQATNPCGEEPLLPWESCNLGSLNLEKFVKERNGTPYVDWEDLANTIKYAVRFLDNVVDANRYPLPQIEQATKRTRKVGLGVMGLARALIKLGIPYDSIDAIYVSYQLAKFIYYHAMMTSVELAKEKGSFPAYDPVRYKDVWESAKEFDDILSIAGLRGQPSDYVKKLMIEAEKLDVTMLKDMRMKYGLRNATVVSVAPTGTISIIAGTSSSIEPLFALAFIRNVAVGKFLEIDPLFLEYLRRYELDTPEVVKKIAETGEIGDNPFVPRTMRKLFRTAHEVDPIYHVLHQGAWQQWNDSGTSKTINLRSEEPTDTVEKVYMTAWRLGIKGITVYRDKSKSQQVIYFGLKKEREEKAKQAPSLRLEKKFVEVSENFAGGCKTCEL; from the coding sequence ATGCAGAGTGATGTAAGTATTATGGCTCTGTCTAAGATATCCGTGGTAAAACGCGATGGCAGGAGAGAGGAATTCAAGATCGAGAAAATCTTATCTAAGCTTGGGCCCCTTTACGATGATATAGTAGAGGGGATCGTTAAGGACGTGGTTCAGAATTCTTCGGATAACGTGATAAACACAAGGTCTTTGGCCGATATAGTTGAAAGGAACCTCATAGAGGGCTCATTGGAACATCCAGAACTATTGGACCTAGCCAAGAAATACGTTCTCGCGAGGATATACAACCATGTTTACGGGAAGGGAAAGTGGGAGTTGGACCCCAAGGATCTTCTCCTCAGTTACAACGCTCTCAAGGTGCTTGAGGCTAGGTATCTCCTCAAGGATCCAGAAACCCTCAGATATATAGAAACCCCACAGATGCTCTTCAAGAGGGTCGCCTCATATCTGGCTGGAGTTGAGAAGGAGAAGAGGAAGGAGGTCGAGAATAAATTTTACGAGATAATGTCCTCCCTCAAGTTCGTTCCTAATACACCGGCTTTAATGAATTCTGGAACAAGATTAGGTATACTCTCAGCCTGCTTCGTTCTCCCAGTTAGGGACTCTATGACTTCTCCTTCTGGAGACGGAATTTATGATACCCTGAGAGCTATGGCGCTCGTGCATCAACAAGGTGGAGGTACCGGTTTCGATTTCTCTGAGCTTAGACCTAAGGGTGACGTAGTTGCCTCCACAGCGGGTGTAGCATCTGGCCCTGTTTCCTTCATGAAGATATTTGACGTATCCACAGACGTGGTTAAGCAGGGAGGGAAGAGACGTGGAGCCAATATGGGCGTAATGCATGCGTGGCATGCGGACGTAGAAGACTTCATTCACGCGAAAACTGGGGAGCTTAAGGATGTCCAACTTCAGAACTTTAACATCTCAGTGGGAGTATACGACTACTTTATGGAGGCTGTGATGAGGGAGGAACAGGTTCCCCTAATAACTCCTAGGAAGACCAAAATACCTGGGACAGATCACGAGTACTATATGGTTAAGGCAAGGAATTACATGAGAGAGGAGTGGGTTCAAGAGGAAATTCTCAGGGAGCTTGAGGAGAAAGGGTCAGTGTACTTGGACGAAAGCAAGATCATCACTGTGGATGAAGCGTTGGCAATTGCTGAGAAGGAAGGCGCAGTTGTGAGATGGGTTAACGCCAGGACAATCTTCCAAGAGATAGTTAAGGGGGCATGGGATTCTGGAGATCCGGGGTTGCTCTTCATAGACGAGATAAATAGGAGACATCCGGCTTGGTATCTTGGTAAGATTCAAGCCACCAATCCATGTGGAGAGGAACCTCTATTACCTTGGGAATCCTGTAATTTGGGCTCTCTAAATCTGGAGAAGTTCGTAAAGGAGAGAAACGGAACCCCCTATGTGGATTGGGAGGATCTAGCTAACACGATTAAGTACGCGGTTAGGTTCTTAGATAACGTGGTTGATGCCAATAGATATCCCCTGCCTCAAATAGAGCAGGCTACTAAGAGAACTAGAAAGGTTGGGCTAGGAGTCATGGGACTAGCTAGGGCCCTCATCAAACTGGGTATACCCTATGATAGCATAGACGCTATTTACGTCTCCTACCAGCTAGCCAAGTTCATCTACTATCACGCGATGATGACCTCAGTGGAGCTAGCCAAGGAGAAAGGTTCGTTCCCAGCATACGACCCTGTTAGGTATAAGGACGTCTGGGAGTCTGCTAAGGAGTTCGATGATATTCTCTCAATAGCTGGCTTGAGAGGACAACCTTCAGACTATGTCAAGAAGCTAATGATTGAGGCTGAGAAATTGGACGTGACGATGCTTAAGGACATGAGGATGAAGTACGGTTTAAGAAACGCCACGGTCGTCTCTGTAGCTCCCACCGGAACAATCTCCATAATTGCTGGGACCTCGTCCTCAATAGAGCCGCTTTTCGCCTTGGCATTCATAAGAAACGTTGCAGTGGGTAAGTTCCTCGAGATAGATCCACTCTTCCTAGAATATCTAAGGAGATACGAACTTGACACACCAGAGGTGGTTAAGAAGATAGCCGAGACTGGAGAGATCGGAGATAATCCCTTTGTTCCAAGGACAATGAGGAAATTGTTTAGGACTGCTCACGAAGTCGATCCTATATACCATGTGCTTCATCAGGGAGCCTGGCAACAATGGAACGATTCTGGTACCTCTAAGACCATCAATCTGAGAAGCGAAGAGCCCACAGATACCGTAGAGAAAGTTTACATGACTGCATGGAGGCTAGGGATAAAGGGAATTACTGTGTACAGGGACAAGTCCAAGTCTCAACAGGTAATATACTTCGGTCTCAAGAAAGAGAGGGAGGAAAAAGCCAAGCAGGCTCCATCCCTTAGATTGGAGAAGAAATTCGTTGAAGTGAGCGAGAACTTCGCTGGCGGATGTAAGACCTGCGAACTATAA
- a CDS encoding arginine--tRNA ligase: MDVLGKMKKEISLSIAQELGISPEEVYKVIEYPPKGEMGDLAVPLPALNVKRPQSIEVKSKFVKSSNLAGPFLNLRLDETQLFRELFSSLPQDFGIEKVETPKRIVIEHTSANPIHPLHIGHLRNSILGDALVRLMRARGHEVISRFYVNDSGRQVAILIYGLSKLGYPEPPLGVKKDLWAGTVYAMTNVILEIRTLSDQLKVTKDSEYRELLTKRDEMVGLASNIRSRNQEYFDKLAEAIRDDPDPEGKIAEIIRKYEGGDEETRNIVRRYVNHVLDGFRESLNKLGISFDLFDYESDLVWSGEVKAVLRSALSSQARIEYKGTEALDLNKYMDEEIRKELRIPEGLDIPPLVLTRSDGTTLYTVRDIAYTIRKFLSSKADQVINVIAEQQTVPQIQLRAALYLLGYLDMAKNLIHYSYSMVTLPGMRMSGRLGQYVSLDELYEGVREAVESKTKDRGSQVNIGEIVNSAIRYALLSVSADKPITFNVSKVTNFEQNSGPYLQYTYVRAYNILSKYSGEINLDVDYNDLTGDKRRILISLAKFPETFKISADSLEPEVLVSYLRYLADMFNAWYDKERVIQEPDEKKRMTRLNLVKGVETVMRNGLHVLGISSLTKM, translated from the coding sequence GTGGATGTCCTAGGGAAGATGAAAAAGGAGATATCCCTCTCCATAGCACAAGAGCTTGGAATATCGCCTGAAGAGGTATATAAGGTAATTGAGTATCCCCCAAAGGGGGAGATGGGAGATCTGGCTGTACCTCTCCCAGCTCTCAATGTGAAGAGACCTCAATCCATAGAGGTTAAGTCGAAGTTTGTTAAGTCCTCAAATCTAGCGGGCCCCTTCCTGAATCTCAGGCTGGATGAGACCCAGCTATTCAGGGAGCTGTTCTCCTCGTTACCCCAGGATTTCGGGATCGAGAAAGTTGAGACCCCCAAGCGGATAGTAATCGAACATACCAGCGCTAACCCCATCCATCCTCTCCATATAGGGCATCTAAGGAATTCAATCCTTGGGGACGCTTTAGTTAGGTTGATGCGAGCTAGGGGTCATGAAGTGATCTCTAGATTTTACGTTAATGATAGCGGTAGACAGGTTGCCATACTCATATACGGTCTGTCTAAGTTGGGTTACCCTGAACCCCCATTAGGGGTTAAGAAGGATCTTTGGGCTGGCACAGTCTATGCTATGACCAACGTTATTCTGGAGATAAGAACACTCTCGGACCAACTAAAGGTTACAAAGGACTCCGAGTATAGAGAGCTATTAACCAAGAGGGACGAGATGGTGGGTCTAGCATCTAATATTAGATCCAGAAATCAAGAATATTTCGACAAATTGGCTGAGGCAATAAGAGACGATCCAGATCCGGAGGGAAAGATAGCCGAGATAATTAGAAAGTATGAAGGGGGAGATGAAGAGACTAGAAACATTGTAAGAAGATATGTGAACCATGTCCTAGACGGTTTTAGGGAGAGTTTAAATAAGCTAGGGATAAGTTTCGATCTCTTTGATTACGAGAGCGATCTTGTTTGGTCTGGGGAGGTTAAAGCGGTGTTGAGGTCGGCCCTCAGTTCTCAGGCGAGGATAGAGTATAAGGGTACTGAGGCCCTGGACTTGAATAAATATATGGACGAGGAGATAAGGAAGGAATTAAGGATACCGGAGGGTCTGGATATACCACCCCTAGTCCTGACCAGGTCTGATGGGACCACTCTTTACACGGTGAGGGATATAGCTTATACCATTAGGAAATTTCTCTCGAGCAAGGCGGACCAGGTTATAAATGTAATCGCGGAACAGCAAACTGTTCCACAGATACAACTTAGGGCGGCACTTTATCTTCTGGGGTATTTAGACATGGCGAAGAACTTAATTCATTATTCGTATAGCATGGTTACCCTTCCAGGTATGAGGATGAGTGGTAGACTGGGTCAGTATGTCTCACTGGACGAACTCTATGAGGGTGTTAGAGAGGCGGTAGAGAGTAAGACTAAGGATAGGGGAAGTCAGGTAAATATAGGCGAAATAGTTAACTCAGCAATAAGATATGCCCTACTATCAGTTTCTGCTGATAAACCAATTACCTTTAATGTTAGTAAGGTGACCAATTTCGAGCAGAATAGTGGACCCTATCTTCAATACACTTACGTCAGGGCATATAATATTCTCTCCAAATATTCTGGGGAGATAAATCTGGACGTAGACTATAACGATCTAACTGGAGACAAGAGAAGAATATTGATCTCATTGGCAAAGTTCCCAGAGACCTTTAAGATCTCAGCTGACAGTCTAGAGCCCGAAGTATTGGTCTCGTATCTAAGATACCTAGCAGACATGTTTAATGCGTGGTATGATAAGGAGAGAGTCATTCAGGAACCGGATGAGAAGAAAAGGATGACCAGACTTAACTTGGTCAAAGGCGTAGAAACTGTAATGAGAAACGGCCTGCATGTTTTAGGAATAAGTTCATTAACTAAGATGTAA